The Pyxidicoccus sp. MSG2 DNA segment TGACGGCGAACCTGGAGCGCCATGCGGAGGCCGCGGACCGGCTGCCGCGCCGGCCGCGCATCTTCTTCGAGGAGTGGCACGAGCCGCTCATCTCCAGCATCCGCTGGGTTTCCGAGCTGGTGGAGGTGGTGGGCGGCGAGGACGTGTGCCGCGAGTCGCGCGCGTCGCACGGCGCGAAGGGGCGCATCTTCGAGCCGGAGGAGGTGGCGAAGCGCAACCCGGACGCCGTCATCGCGAGCTGGTGCGGGCGCAAGGCGAAGCGGGAGAAGATTGTCTCCCGCCCGGGGTGGGCGGAGGTGACGGCGGTGGTGGAGGATCAGCTCTACGAGGTGAAGAGCAGCGTCATCCTCCAGCCGGGCCCGGCGGCGTTGTCGGACGGCGTGGCGCAGCTCGCGCGAATCGTGGCGGCGGTGGCGCGCGGCGAGAAGCTGCCGGAGCTGCGCAGGGGAGACCTGCGCGCCGCGGCGT contains these protein-coding regions:
- a CDS encoding cobalamin-binding protein, which codes for MNARLSELLSSAPPYPRRVVCMTEETTEVLYRIGAGDLVVGVSGFTVRPPEARKKPRVSSFLDANFERILDLKPDLVLGFSDLQADIGRELCKRGVPVYLFNQRSIAEILQSVRLTGALVGRAEDAARLAEELTANLERHAEAADRLPRRPRIFFEEWHEPLISSIRWVSELVEVVGGEDVCRESRASHGAKGRIFEPEEVAKRNPDAVIASWCGRKAKREKIVSRPGWAEVTAVVEDQLYEVKSSVILQPGPAALSDGVAQLARIVAAVARGEKLPELRRGDLRAAA